The following proteins are co-located in the Acinetobacter sp. NCu2D-2 genome:
- a CDS encoding S1C family serine protease: MRKTFSWLPWVLLILVIIGFIGWQQINKPKAPVAPDGIKLPAEKVEPLVNTSRTGGVVSYSSAVKVAAPAVVNIFTTQKVRQQANPLLNDPVFREFFGNQLPDQLRQAPNENSLGSGVIVRADGYILTNNHVVAGADQIVVALQDGRRAVAKVIGLDPETDLAVIKIDLQDLPVLPFKLSGNEVGDVVLAIGNPFGVGQTVTQGIISATGRSDLGINTYEDFIQTDAAINPGNSGGALIDVAGNLIGVNTAIFSQSGGSLGIGFAIPAKICQQVLNAILKDGRVIRGYLGIGLAQHRANQDLTEPQKTGVVVENVEPNGPAAKGGLQKGDVILKVNDEVITSASHLVNYVALQAPNSVVKIAIERDSKPMVTEVTIGERKPQRRNQNAQYIPLPSPQ; this comes from the coding sequence GTGCGTAAGACCTTTAGTTGGTTGCCTTGGGTACTATTGATATTGGTCATTATCGGCTTTATCGGATGGCAACAAATCAATAAACCAAAAGCACCTGTTGCACCTGATGGCATTAAGTTGCCTGCGGAAAAGGTAGAACCGTTGGTAAATACGTCACGTACAGGTGGTGTCGTTTCTTATAGCAGTGCAGTCAAAGTCGCTGCGCCTGCTGTGGTGAACATTTTCACGACTCAAAAAGTACGCCAACAAGCAAATCCATTGTTGAATGACCCTGTATTCCGTGAGTTTTTTGGCAATCAATTACCAGATCAACTACGTCAAGCACCGAATGAAAACAGTTTGGGTTCAGGTGTGATTGTTCGTGCGGATGGTTATATCTTAACAAATAACCATGTGGTGGCTGGAGCGGATCAAATTGTAGTTGCGCTGCAAGATGGTCGCCGTGCAGTTGCAAAAGTGATTGGTTTAGACCCTGAAACGGATTTGGCTGTCATTAAAATTGATTTGCAGGATTTGCCTGTTTTGCCATTTAAATTAAGTGGCAATGAAGTGGGGGATGTTGTACTCGCCATTGGTAACCCATTTGGTGTGGGGCAAACTGTGACACAAGGGATTATCTCTGCGACAGGTCGTTCTGACTTAGGGATCAATACCTATGAAGACTTCATCCAAACGGATGCCGCAATTAACCCAGGTAACTCAGGTGGTGCGTTAATTGATGTTGCAGGTAACTTGATTGGTGTAAATACTGCAATCTTCTCGCAATCGGGTGGTTCGCTTGGTATTGGTTTTGCCATTCCTGCGAAAATTTGCCAACAAGTATTGAATGCAATTTTAAAAGATGGTCGTGTGATCCGTGGTTATTTAGGTATTGGTCTGGCTCAACATCGTGCCAATCAAGATCTAACTGAACCGCAAAAAACCGGTGTGGTCGTTGAGAATGTAGAACCGAATGGTCCTGCTGCAAAAGGCGGCTTACAAAAAGGTGATGTGATTTTAAAAGTGAATGATGAAGTGATTACATCTGCATCACACTTAGTGAATTATGTTGCTTTACAGGCACCGAATAGTGTTGTGAAAATTGCGATTGAACGAGATTCAAAACCAATGGTTACTGAAGTCACCATTGGTGAGCGTAAACCTCAACGTCGTAATCAAAACGCTCAATATATTCCATTACCAAGTCCTCAGTAA
- a CDS encoding acyl-CoA dehydrogenase yields MLFILAVLILIFSLWAIFYFELSRTSGAIVLIIAAIVCAFISPWSLLLGLPLILISIIVMIEPLRMLLISKPAYNALAKAMPSISPTEREALDSGTSWWEKELFMGAPNWETFNDYPYPKLSLEEQAFIDNEVEQLCAMLNEWDIHEQRELPDHIWQFIKDNGFLGLIIPKEYGGRAFSSFAQSRVMSKIASRSLTAAVSCMVPNSLGPGELLLHYGTDEQKDRYLPGLAKGEEIPCFGLTSPEAGSDAGAIPDTGVVCYGQFEGQEVLGLKMNFSKRWITLAPIATVVGLAFKMYDPDHLIGEQTDYGITCALLPADHEGVKIGARHHPGPPFMNGTVEGKDVFIPLDWIIGGVKNAGKGWRMLMECLAVGRGISLPALSTASAEMAYLNVGAFSRIRQQFKISVGKFEGVQEANSEIASDTYMLEAFRYLVTCGLNQGGKPAVMTAIAKYYATETMRKIVNHGMDVVGGRAIQMGPRNFLALNYQAIPVSITVEGANILSRSLMIFGQGSMRCHPYLYEELQLLQAEDKNTALDQFNDMLFKHLGYTFNRATRSFAYAFTGGSSDTPQSSVDFTLPYYKIINRLSANFALTADMCLGLLAGDIKRKEMLSGRLADIHGHLFIASAILKFFEHSRKTEAERLHAELAVKKALYTAQEAFFDLFENFPVPAAAAMVKLLCFPFGRPLQKPSDALKQKVAASMMEDNAFRHELTQHIYYCTAEDDVTGRMESTFKLLLEIEPLWDRFKKAESKNKFQGLTFDEHLEDALNQGFITEHEAEQLRTYNAKRYDSMLTDVFDLKFENVLDLENPYIKAQQSTETDALPPI; encoded by the coding sequence ATGCTATTCATACTCGCAGTTCTGATTTTAATCTTTAGCTTATGGGCTATCTTTTATTTTGAGCTTTCCAGAACCAGTGGCGCCATTGTATTAATTATTGCGGCTATTGTCTGTGCCTTTATTAGCCCTTGGTCACTTTTGCTGGGACTTCCCCTCATTTTAATCAGCATCATCGTCATGATTGAACCTTTACGTATGTTACTAATTTCAAAACCAGCTTATAACGCGCTTGCTAAAGCCATGCCGAGTATTAGCCCGACAGAACGCGAGGCTTTAGATTCAGGCACCAGTTGGTGGGAAAAAGAACTCTTTATGGGGGCACCCAATTGGGAAACCTTTAATGATTATCCTTATCCAAAACTCTCCTTAGAAGAACAAGCATTTATCGACAACGAAGTCGAACAACTTTGTGCCATGTTAAATGAATGGGATATACATGAGCAGCGAGAATTGCCTGATCATATTTGGCAATTTATTAAGGACAATGGTTTTTTAGGTTTAATTATTCCTAAGGAATACGGCGGTCGAGCTTTTAGTTCATTTGCACAAAGCCGTGTGATGAGCAAAATCGCGTCTCGTTCATTAACTGCTGCTGTCAGCTGCATGGTGCCGAATTCATTAGGCCCAGGCGAGTTACTCCTCCACTACGGAACAGATGAACAAAAGGATCGTTATTTACCTGGTCTAGCCAAAGGTGAAGAAATTCCATGTTTCGGCTTGACCAGTCCAGAAGCAGGTTCTGATGCGGGTGCAATTCCAGATACTGGCGTGGTGTGTTACGGGCAGTTCGAAGGTCAAGAAGTTCTTGGCTTGAAAATGAACTTTTCCAAACGCTGGATTACCTTAGCTCCAATCGCGACCGTTGTCGGTCTCGCCTTTAAGATGTACGACCCAGATCATTTAATCGGTGAACAAACTGATTATGGAATTACCTGTGCCTTACTTCCTGCCGATCATGAAGGCGTAAAAATTGGTGCACGTCATCATCCTGGTCCTCCTTTTATGAATGGTACAGTAGAAGGTAAAGATGTCTTTATTCCACTCGATTGGATTATTGGTGGGGTTAAAAATGCAGGTAAAGGCTGGCGTATGCTGATGGAGTGTCTTGCCGTCGGTCGTGGTATCTCACTCCCAGCACTTTCGACTGCTTCAGCTGAAATGGCGTATTTAAATGTCGGTGCTTTTTCAAGAATTCGTCAGCAATTTAAAATTTCAGTGGGTAAATTTGAAGGTGTACAAGAAGCCAATAGTGAAATTGCCAGCGACACTTATATGTTGGAGGCTTTCCGTTATTTGGTGACATGTGGCCTGAATCAAGGTGGAAAACCGGCTGTAATGACTGCCATCGCCAAATACTATGCAACCGAAACCATGCGTAAGATTGTCAATCATGGCATGGATGTCGTCGGTGGTCGTGCCATTCAAATGGGACCGCGTAATTTCCTTGCATTGAATTATCAGGCAATTCCGGTTTCAATTACCGTAGAAGGTGCCAATATTTTAAGTCGCTCATTGATGATTTTTGGTCAAGGTTCAATGCGCTGTCACCCCTACTTATATGAAGAGCTGCAGCTTTTACAAGCCGAAGATAAAAACACTGCACTCGACCAATTTAATGACATGCTGTTTAAGCATTTAGGCTATACCTTTAACCGAGCAACACGATCATTTGCCTACGCTTTTACCGGTGGCTCAAGTGATACTCCACAAAGTTCAGTGGATTTCACACTGCCTTACTACAAAATCATTAATCGTCTCAGTGCCAATTTTGCACTAACAGCAGACATGTGTTTGGGCTTACTTGCAGGTGATATCAAACGCAAAGAAATGCTTTCGGGTCGTTTGGCTGATATTCATGGACATTTGTTTATTGCATCTGCGATTTTAAAATTCTTTGAGCACAGCAGAAAAACTGAAGCTGAACGCTTACATGCAGAACTCGCAGTTAAGAAAGCTTTATATACCGCACAAGAAGCATTTTTTGATTTATTTGAAAACTTCCCAGTACCTGCGGCTGCAGCGATGGTGAAACTCTTATGCTTCCCATTTGGTCGACCATTACAAAAGCCATCCGATGCCTTAAAGCAAAAAGTGGCAGCCAGTATGATGGAAGACAATGCGTTCCGCCATGAATTAACCCAGCATATTTATTACTGTACTGCGGAAGATGATGTCACTGGTCGCATGGAATCAACCTTTAAATTGCTGCTTGAAATCGAACCATTATGGGATCGCTTTAAAAAAGCAGAATCAAAAAATAAATTCCAAGGTCTTACTTTTGATGAACATCTTGAAGATGCGTTGAACCAAGGTTTTATTACTGAGCATGAAGCTGAGCAACTCAGAACCTATAATGCTAAACGTTATGACAGTATGTTAACGGACGTCTTTGATCTTAAATTTGAGAATGTTTTGGACTTAGAAAATCCGTATATTAAAGCCCAACAAAGTACAGAGACGGATGCCTTACCACCTATCTAA
- the lipA gene encoding lipoyl synthase — MSENRKPEQGVKLRGAEKVARIPVKVIPTVETPRKPDWIRVKMAAPEEVQRIKNTLREQKLHTVCEEAACPNLPECFGGGTATFMIMGDICTRRCPFCDVAHGRPNALDPDEPRHMAETISNLGLKYAVITSVDRDDLLDGGAQHFVDCIKEARALSPNTLLEILVPDFRGRMDIALRIMTECPPDVFNHNIETVPRLYKAMRPGSDYQHSLNLLKMFKEYCPDVPTKCGLMVGIGETEEEVIALLDDLKAHDVDYVTIGQYLQPSKEHAPIDRFVTPEEFERYTAHGQKLGFKNIWAAPMVRSSYFADRQYYGEPVPAVRRKADPAKKISVQTIEA, encoded by the coding sequence ATGTCTGAAAACCGTAAACCTGAACAGGGTGTCAAACTTCGTGGCGCAGAAAAGGTCGCTCGTATTCCTGTAAAAGTGATCCCTACGGTTGAAACACCGCGAAAACCTGATTGGATTCGCGTCAAAATGGCAGCCCCTGAAGAAGTTCAACGTATTAAAAATACCCTTCGTGAGCAGAAATTGCATACTGTTTGTGAAGAAGCTGCGTGTCCAAACCTACCTGAATGTTTCGGTGGTGGTACTGCAACCTTTATGATTATGGGTGATATTTGTACTCGTCGCTGTCCATTCTGTGATGTAGCCCATGGCCGTCCAAATGCACTCGATCCTGATGAACCACGCCACATGGCTGAGACGATTTCTAATCTTGGTTTGAAATATGCCGTGATCACATCAGTTGACCGCGATGATTTACTTGATGGTGGTGCACAGCATTTTGTGGATTGTATTAAAGAAGCACGTGCTTTAAGCCCAAATACATTGCTTGAAATCTTAGTACCTGATTTCCGTGGTCGTATGGATATTGCGCTTCGTATTATGACTGAATGCCCACCAGACGTATTCAACCATAATATTGAAACTGTGCCACGTTTATATAAAGCCATGCGTCCAGGTTCAGACTATCAACATTCTTTAAATTTATTGAAAATGTTTAAAGAGTATTGCCCTGACGTACCAACCAAATGTGGTTTGATGGTCGGTATTGGTGAAACTGAAGAAGAAGTAATTGCTTTACTTGATGATTTAAAAGCACACGATGTCGATTATGTAACGATTGGTCAATATTTACAGCCGTCTAAAGAACACGCACCAATTGACCGTTTCGTAACACCTGAAGAATTTGAACGTTATACAGCGCATGGTCAAAAACTTGGCTTCAAGAATATCTGGGCTGCACCGATGGTTCGTTCAAGTTACTTTGCTGACCGTCAATATTATGGTGAGCCTGTACCTGCTGTACGCCGTAAAGCCGATCCTGCGAAAAAAATTAGCGTTCAAACGATTGAAGCTTAA